GTGAGATGGATTGAATCCGGTCATAAGTATCAGAAGAACTTGTCAGTAGCTAGAAATCTTTTGCAAGCTAGCGAACGCCGCTTGCCCCGACCATTCACCGTTTGTCTAGTGTTAACGGCGATCCTAGTCAGAGTTCTGACAAAGCGTACCCATCTATATGAGCAAATCTGACAACCCCCATATGAGGGCTTTATAAGGGGTCATAATTCAAGTTTTTGACGCTCAAATCCTGTCACTCCCCATTCAGTTGCAGAGGGAAGGACGCTGATACAACAAGCAGATGAATTGCTCTCAGGGATTAACTTCTGAGACAATGGATTCTGTGTTTAGATCTTGAAGAACCACTGTTGTCGATAAAGGACATAAGCCACGATCCACCAGAAACAGAGGGTGAGAAAAGCAAATAAGAAAGACCCAAAGTCCGGACTGGTCCAAGTCAAGAATAGATTTTGAAATAACCATGTAAAGGCATTGACGGCATCATCACCGGACCCCAATTTGGTGAGGACTAAGACTTTAATCATCAACACTGAAGCAACAAACACCGCCAGGGAATTGAGACCTAACACCTCAAAAGGCTTACTCCAAAGACGAATCCGTCGGACTTCGATCAGTTCATAGCAAACCGCTAGCAGAATAAGCGAAATTCCGACGGTGAATAGCACATAGGAGCTCGTCCACAGCTTTTTGTTGATGGGGAACCAAAGACTCCATAACAATCCCAAGCCAGTACTGATCAAGCCATAGGAGGCGAGGGCCAGGCTTTGGCGACTAGTTTTAATTTTGAGGCCACTGCCCCGTTTACGAATCCAGTCTCCAGCGAAATAGCCGAGTAGCACAGTTGCGATCGCAGGCAACGTACTGAACAATCCTTCTGGATCACCCATGGAATTAAACTGATCTCCCACATATAAGTGGGACGTACCAATAATTAGGCGGTCAATATAGGCTCCAAAATTACCGGTGCGGGTCAGGTTACCTGCCCCAAATTCTGGCACCGGGATAAACGAGAGGGCAAGCCAATACCCCACCAACAATAGCCCTGTCAGTCCCCATTGGCTCTTTCGCGGCAGCTTTAAGATCACGAATGCCGAGGCTAAATAGGTCAGACTAATCCGCTGCAAAATCCCCATCACCCGCAAAGTACTGAAGTTATAGGACCAAAATCCGTTGAGAAATAACCCCAAACCGAACAGAATCGCACTGCGGCGCAGGATTTTGAGGTAGACAGCCCGTTTGGGTTGAGTCAAAGAAGCCGTGTGTCTGGCCATGGAAAAAGCCATCGACGCACCCAAGACAAATAAGAAAAAAGGAAACACCAAATCTGCCAGGGTCCAACCATGCCAATCTGCATGGAGGAGTTGAGGATAAGCGTCTTTGACTAAACCTGACTGATTGACCAAAAGCATGCCGGCAATGGCAATCCCTCGAAACACATCCAAGGAACTAAAGCGTGACGAGGAAGAAGAATAGGTCATAGATCGTCTAGTAGCATCAGCCTGTATGCCAAGTGGCCTAGCAGTAGGGTCAATATTTACACGTTGAGAGACATCCTACTGGTATTCGTTCCCGCTCTAAACAAAGAGAGTTACATTCTTTAAGGATTCCAGCTCCACATTCTAGAACTATTCTGCTGTGCTGTTCATTCTTAAGGAACAGTGAAGATCTTAGACCAGTGCTAGCGGCCCTAAATGTGACTCGCTAGGATGGATGCGAGGTTTTCCAATTTTTTATATCAAGAAAAAAATAGGGACGTCATTTACGAAGCGGTTTAGGGAAACATGGATTTGAGGGTGGAACGCCAGCCACATTGAACTTCCAGTCGTTACCGGTCGAGTTCTAACTGACGATTTACCTATGGTTTGGCTTTATCTAAGGGTTTGCGGTTAATTAAGTAATGTTTGGGAAAAATTTAAGAGCCCGTGTCGTCAACCGGCAGTATGTATGGTTGGCGTCGGCTTGCCTATGCTTGGGGGTGAGTTCATTCGTCCTTCAAGCAACGTTGAATCAGGTTTCCATTGGTGGCATACCGGAAGATATCAATGCCTTGGAAGAAAATACGTTAATCGCTAATTCTGAGTCAGGATTTCATCTTGCCTTAAAAACGGTAGATGACCTGGATCGTAAACAACGTCGCCATTATCAGCCCCCAACTCAGTTTCAAGGACTGACAATTGATGAGGTCAAACTGCCCTCGGACCAAAAAGTGATCGCCCTCACCTTCGATGACGGCCCTTGGCCCAAAACAACGGCCAAAATGCTAGATATTCTGAAAGAGCATCAGGTAGAAGCCACATTTTTTGTGGTTGGCAGCAATATCACCCGATTTCCGCACTTACTTAAGCGAGTCGCGAAGGAAGGCCATGCCATTGGCAACCATAGCTGGAGCCATGGATATCATTACCACTCCCCCGCTTTAGCCCAACAGGAAATTAAGCGGACGGCTGCAGAGATAGAAAAGCAAATCGGCTTTAAAACCAAACTGTTTCGGCCACCCGGGGGGTATCTCCGCAACGGTCTAGTCGCCCATGCCCGTTCCCAAAAACATGTCACTTTGATGTGGACGGTGGACGATACCTATAAAGGCACGGTTGATAAAGCCATCAACAACGTCCTCAATAATGCTTCACCTGGAGGGATTGTATTGATGCATGATGGTGGCGATAATCGCCAGCTGATGATCCAAGCCCTGCCCCATATCATTACTCGTCTCAGACAGCAGGGGTATAAACTTGTGACCATCCCTCAATTGTTGGAATTGGCAAAAGCTGATCAGAACGCAGGATAGACCCTTCGTCAAAACGGCATATCGCCTCCTTTATCGCCATAATCTTGCGGGTTAAGAAATCGTCGGTTGATATACTACCCTCACGTACAGTAGTTCATACCCTCTTGGCAACAGATTTAGAACAGCGAATCGCAGAATTACGAGCATCTTTGAGGCCGGGTCAGCAAGAATTAGCAGATTGGCAAGCAGGGCCCCTTGCCATTTCTGCTGTGCCGGGAGCCGGCAAATCCTATGGCATGGCTGTGGCTGCAGCCATTACCCTGGCACGTCAAAACCTTAATCGAGCGCAACAGCTCGTGATTGTCACCTTCACCCGCTCAGCAGCGGCACACCTCAAACAACAGGTCCGTAAACATCTACGCGCATTGCAGCTGCCCCTAGGTGGATTTACTGTGCAAACCTTGCATGGTTTAGCCCTCAATATTGCTTCACGTCATCCCCAACTGTCAGGCATTCATTTAGAACAAGTCACCCTGATTACCCCTAACCGCCACCATCGCTTGTTGAGACAATGCGTTGAACAATGGGTGGCGGATTATCCCCAGATATACCAAGAGTTGCTGGTTCGAGGGGCCTTCGATGGAGAAGAAA
The Acaryochloris marina S15 genome window above contains:
- a CDS encoding acyltransferase family protein codes for the protein MTYSSSSSRFSSLDVFRGIAIAGMLLVNQSGLVKDAYPQLLHADWHGWTLADLVFPFFLFVLGASMAFSMARHTASLTQPKRAVYLKILRRSAILFGLGLFLNGFWSYNFSTLRVMGILQRISLTYLASAFVILKLPRKSQWGLTGLLLVGYWLALSFIPVPEFGAGNLTRTGNFGAYIDRLIIGTSHLYVGDQFNSMGDPEGLFSTLPAIATVLLGYFAGDWIRKRGSGLKIKTSRQSLALASYGLISTGLGLLWSLWFPINKKLWTSSYVLFTVGISLILLAVCYELIEVRRIRLWSKPFEVLGLNSLAVFVASVLMIKVLVLTKLGSGDDAVNAFTWLFQNLFLTWTSPDFGSFLFAFLTLCFWWIVAYVLYRQQWFFKI
- a CDS encoding polysaccharide deacetylase family protein — protein: MFGKNLRARVVNRQYVWLASACLCLGVSSFVLQATLNQVSIGGIPEDINALEENTLIANSESGFHLALKTVDDLDRKQRRHYQPPTQFQGLTIDEVKLPSDQKVIALTFDDGPWPKTTAKMLDILKEHQVEATFFVVGSNITRFPHLLKRVAKEGHAIGNHSWSHGYHYHSPALAQQEIKRTAAEIEKQIGFKTKLFRPPGGYLRNGLVAHARSQKHVTLMWTVDDTYKGTVDKAINNVLNNASPGGIVLMHDGGDNRQLMIQALPHIITRLRQQGYKLVTIPQLLELAKADQNAG